In a genomic window of Thiosocius teredinicola:
- a CDS encoding porin — MNKKLLSAAIVAACAAAPAAFADAVVYGKAHVSVDAIDYEATSSVLAPAEKDNYEVNSRSSRLGFKGSEDLGNGLKAIYQFEFGIDVDDNSGINNGRNTFVGLAGDWGTFLVGRHDTPQKLAFYAAGNERLGDSIIDLNRSNASWDISGGAPIGVFHEARVDDAIAYVTPNFSGFTAAVAIVPGEDDGVATGTGTGGADGLADHWSAGLMYSGNGLKASVGYTDYSGDQGKANADDTTVFQVGASYTFNNFSIGAQYEDSDLADVVDYTAWAVTGKFTFGNNALSLVYTDSEFDVGGGSAGDEETTGWGLAAEHNFSKRTKVYAAYATNEVEVSGGDDGDQDVFSLGMIHSF; from the coding sequence CCACGTCTCGGTCGACGCTATCGACTACGAGGCCACCTCCAGCGTTCTTGCTCCGGCTGAAAAAGACAACTACGAAGTCAACAGCCGTTCTTCGCGCCTTGGTTTCAAGGGTTCGGAAGATCTGGGTAACGGCCTGAAGGCTATCTATCAGTTCGAATTCGGTATCGACGTTGACGACAACAGCGGTATCAACAACGGCCGTAACACCTTCGTTGGCCTCGCTGGCGACTGGGGTACCTTCCTGGTTGGTCGTCATGACACCCCGCAGAAACTGGCTTTCTACGCTGCTGGTAACGAGCGTCTGGGTGACTCGATCATCGACCTGAACCGTTCGAACGCTAGCTGGGACATCTCTGGCGGCGCTCCGATCGGTGTCTTCCACGAAGCACGCGTCGATGACGCAATTGCTTACGTAACCCCGAACTTCAGCGGTTTCACCGCTGCGGTTGCGATCGTTCCGGGTGAAGACGACGGCGTCGCTACCGGTACCGGTACCGGTGGTGCCGACGGTCTGGCTGACCACTGGTCCGCAGGCCTGATGTACTCAGGCAACGGTCTGAAAGCCAGCGTTGGCTACACCGACTACTCGGGTGACCAGGGTAAGGCAAATGCTGATGACACCACCGTATTCCAGGTTGGTGCAAGCTACACCTTCAACAACTTCAGCATCGGTGCGCAGTACGAAGACAGCGATTTGGCTGATGTCGTCGATTACACCGCTTGGGCTGTAACCGGCAAGTTCACCTTTGGTAACAACGCTCTGAGCTTGGTGTACACCGATTCTGAATTTGACGTCGGCGGCGGCAGTGCTGGTGATGAAGAGACCACTGGCTGGGGTCTGGCTGCTGAGCACAACTTCAGCAAGCGCACCAAAGTCTACGCTGCATACGCTACCAATGAAGTTGAGGTTAGCGGTGGCGACGACGGCGACCAGGACGTCTTCTCGCTCGGTATGATCCACAGCTTCTAA